One part of the Archangium lipolyticum genome encodes these proteins:
- a CDS encoding cytochrome c/FTR1 family iron permease, producing the protein MKRTGLLLLSLLIAAPLAVAADEGASEGRSWHRLVGILQYLEADYPNAIESKSEFEMAEQRSFIAEAVDAAREMGHQGEAFLPRLEEIKARVDKGEDPQGVSRDCAALVEDLVLAGGLARSPRLAPDLERGKAIFQESCSACHGLDGRAQVSIAQTMEPQPANFQDADLMAGLTPYKAFNTTGFGVPGTAMPGFPTLSEQERWAVAFYVFTLRQPPCDDKPPSISLEKLANSTDAELVQAHGEKNLACLRRKMPDVDAERGLLTARDHVERAIQLGAAGDSLGARNALLDAYLNGVEPVEPMLRARSPELVLKIEKAFLDTRLAAEQKSPHLQDEARLLLSVLDEARRGSGNTVGFVSVVWLTLLILLREGFEATVIVAALLAMLRKMQATSSARVVHAGWVSALVVGALAFIFGRHLLSGANRELLEGIAGLLAVVMLLYAALWLNARSNMSKFMGELREKMQGALGRGSMAGLFGIAFSSVLRETVETAIFLQGLALDSASGVAWGCAAGTVALTALVLFVNRVGYKLPMKTLFKASTVLLVVTAIILLGKALHALQEVALVPLKPIPFVTIELLGIYPDAMSLIPQVVLTAIPLIILFIKRRASTTRLADASSRG; encoded by the coding sequence GTGAAACGCACGGGCCTCCTGCTCCTGTCCCTGTTGATCGCGGCACCGCTGGCCGTTGCCGCAGATGAGGGCGCGTCCGAGGGGCGCTCCTGGCACCGGCTGGTGGGCATCCTCCAGTACCTCGAGGCGGACTATCCGAACGCCATCGAGTCGAAGTCCGAATTCGAGATGGCCGAGCAGCGCAGCTTCATCGCCGAGGCCGTGGACGCGGCGCGGGAGATGGGCCATCAGGGCGAGGCGTTCCTGCCGCGCCTGGAGGAGATCAAGGCCCGGGTGGACAAGGGAGAGGATCCCCAGGGCGTGAGCCGCGACTGCGCGGCACTGGTGGAGGACCTGGTGCTCGCCGGAGGACTGGCGCGCAGCCCGCGCCTGGCGCCGGACCTCGAGCGCGGCAAGGCCATCTTCCAGGAGAGCTGCTCGGCGTGCCACGGCCTGGACGGGCGCGCGCAGGTGTCCATCGCCCAGACGATGGAGCCCCAGCCCGCCAACTTCCAGGACGCGGACCTGATGGCCGGGCTCACCCCGTACAAGGCCTTCAACACCACCGGCTTCGGCGTGCCCGGTACGGCCATGCCCGGCTTCCCCACCCTCTCCGAGCAGGAGCGCTGGGCCGTCGCCTTCTACGTCTTCACCCTCCGCCAGCCCCCGTGTGACGACAAGCCGCCGAGCATCTCGCTGGAGAAGCTCGCCAATTCCACCGATGCGGAGCTGGTCCAGGCCCATGGCGAGAAGAACCTCGCGTGCCTGCGCCGCAAGATGCCCGACGTGGACGCGGAGCGCGGCCTGCTGACGGCGCGCGACCACGTGGAGCGGGCCATCCAACTGGGCGCCGCCGGAGACTCGCTCGGAGCGCGCAACGCGCTGCTGGATGCCTACCTCAACGGGGTGGAGCCGGTGGAGCCCATGCTGCGCGCCCGCAGCCCGGAGCTGGTGCTGAAGATCGAGAAGGCCTTCCTGGACACGCGGCTCGCCGCCGAGCAGAAGAGCCCGCACCTGCAGGACGAGGCCCGCCTCCTCCTGTCCGTGCTGGACGAGGCGCGCCGCGGCAGCGGCAACACGGTGGGCTTCGTGTCGGTGGTGTGGCTCACCCTGCTCATCCTCCTGCGCGAGGGCTTCGAGGCCACCGTCATCGTCGCCGCGCTGCTGGCCATGCTGCGCAAGATGCAGGCGACCTCCTCCGCGCGCGTGGTGCACGCGGGCTGGGTGTCCGCGCTGGTGGTGGGCGCCCTGGCCTTCATCTTCGGGCGGCACCTGCTCAGCGGCGCCAACCGCGAGCTGCTCGAGGGCATCGCCGGGCTGCTGGCCGTGGTCATGCTGCTGTACGCGGCGCTGTGGCTCAACGCGCGCTCCAACATGAGCAAGTTCATGGGCGAGCTGCGCGAGAAGATGCAGGGCGCGCTCGGCCGCGGCAGCATGGCGGGCCTGTTCGGCATCGCCTTCAGCTCCGTGCTGCGCGAGACGGTGGAGACGGCCATCTTCCTGCAGGGGCTCGCGCTGGACTCGGCCTCGGGCGTGGCCTGGGGCTGCGCCGCGGGCACCGTGGCCCTCACCGCGCTCGTCCTCTTCGTCAACCGAGTGGGCTACAAGCTGCCCATGAAGACGCTCTTCAAGGCGTCCACGGTGCTGCTCGTCGTCACCGCCATCATCCTGCTGGGCAAGGCGCTGCACGCCCTGCAGGAGGTGGCCCTGGTGCCGCTCAAGCCCATCCCCTTCGTCACCATCGAGCTGCTCGGCATCTACCCGGACGCCATGTCGCTCATCCCGCAGGTGGTGCTGACGGCCATCCCGCTCATCATCCTCTTCATCAAGCGGCGCGCGAGCACCACGCGGCTGGCGGACGCGTCCTCGCGGGGGTAG
- a CDS encoding dihydrofolate reductase, with amino-acid sequence MTLSAIVAMASNRCIGRDNALPWRLPADLKRFKQLTMGHTLILGRKTYESIGRLLPGRTFIVVTRQRDYAPEGVQVAHSLEQALELARGDEVFIAGGADLYRQAMDRVQRLYLTRLERPYEGDTFFPEVDLSGWRLVFEEHHPATATEPPFSFLTYER; translated from the coding sequence ATGACGCTGTCGGCCATCGTGGCCATGGCCTCCAACCGGTGCATCGGCAGGGACAACGCCCTGCCCTGGCGGCTGCCGGCGGACCTGAAGCGCTTCAAGCAGCTGACGATGGGGCACACCCTCATCCTGGGCCGCAAGACGTACGAGTCCATCGGCCGGCTCCTGCCGGGCAGGACGTTCATCGTGGTGACGCGCCAGCGGGACTACGCCCCCGAGGGCGTGCAGGTGGCGCACTCGCTGGAGCAGGCCCTGGAGCTGGCGCGCGGCGACGAGGTCTTCATCGCCGGAGGCGCGGACCTCTACCGGCAGGCGATGGACCGGGTCCAACGGCTGTACCTCACCCGGCTGGAGCGCCCGTACGAGGGCGACACCTTCTTCCCCGAGGTGGACCTCTCCGGCTGGCGGCTCGTCTTCGAGGAGCACCACCCGGCCACCGCCACCGAACCGCCCTTCTCCTTCCTCACCTACGAGCGGTAG
- a CDS encoding thymidylate synthase — MKQYLALLEHVLHHGTKKSDRTGTGTLSIFGHQMRFDLSQGFPLVTTKKLHLKSIIHELLWMLAGGTNVHDLQKHGVTIWDEWADAQGNLGPIYGHQWRSWARPGGGSIDQISQLVEQLRKNPDSRRHIVSAWNVADLDAMKLPPCHILFQFYVADGRLSCQLYQRSADIFLGLPFNIASYALLTMMVAQVTGLKAHEFIHTTGDAHLYLNHVEQARLQLQREPRPLPRMTLNPEVRSLFDFKYEDFTLSEYDPHPAIKAPVAV; from the coding sequence ATGAAGCAATACCTGGCTTTGCTCGAGCACGTCCTCCACCACGGGACGAAGAAGAGCGACCGGACCGGCACCGGCACGCTGAGCATCTTCGGCCACCAGATGCGATTCGACCTCTCCCAGGGGTTCCCGCTGGTGACCACCAAGAAGCTCCACCTCAAGTCCATCATCCACGAGCTGCTCTGGATGCTCGCGGGCGGCACCAACGTGCACGACCTGCAGAAGCACGGCGTCACCATCTGGGACGAGTGGGCCGATGCGCAGGGCAACCTCGGCCCCATCTACGGGCACCAGTGGCGCTCGTGGGCCAGGCCCGGCGGCGGCTCCATCGATCAGATCTCCCAGCTCGTCGAGCAGCTGCGCAAGAACCCCGACTCGCGCCGGCACATCGTCAGCGCGTGGAACGTGGCGGACCTGGACGCCATGAAGCTCCCGCCCTGCCACATCCTCTTCCAGTTCTACGTGGCGGATGGCCGACTCTCCTGCCAGCTCTACCAGCGCAGCGCGGACATCTTCCTCGGCCTCCCCTTCAACATCGCCTCCTACGCGCTGCTGACGATGATGGTGGCGCAGGTGACGGGCCTGAAGGCGCACGAGTTCATCCACACCACGGGTGACGCGCACCTGTACCTCAACCACGTGGAGCAGGCCCGCCTGCAGCTCCAGCGCGAGCCCCGTCCCCTGCCCCGGATGACGCTCAACCCCGAGGTCCGCTCGCTCTTCGACTTCAAGTACGAGGACTTCACCCTCAGCGAATACGATCCGCATCCGGCCATCAAGGCACCGGTGGCCGTATGA
- a CDS encoding class III extradiol ring-cleavage dioxygenase family protein: protein MFLSNRRASVMLVLVLLSLVGAPLSAAHAADDFNRYLRAAVRLYEGLDYERALKQLERARRVARGVEEDVTLGLHEGIILADMGRWQDALATFKTALLLNPEAKLPLRVSPKVEAEFEKQRERARQELARMQGQEPRKAGTATEGKPGQKPATTSTGTPGKKPGQKPASTPSVVATPEGTGTKPEAPPAVASTDRPEQKTSEGSALLPSTPPPAAFTPTVETRSRPLPVVPLALAGTSVVAGGLATFFGVSSRGQVQAARDAEFQDDFISHHQAARRSATTANILMGTAGLALAGAVVTWFLMPADAAVASGESR from the coding sequence ATGTTCCTGTCCAACCGCCGGGCATCCGTAATGCTCGTCCTGGTGCTCCTGTCGCTGGTGGGGGCCCCGTTGAGTGCCGCCCACGCGGCGGATGACTTCAATCGCTACCTGAGGGCCGCCGTCCGCCTCTACGAGGGCCTCGATTACGAGCGGGCGCTCAAGCAGCTCGAGCGGGCCCGGCGCGTGGCGCGTGGCGTGGAGGAGGATGTCACCCTCGGGCTCCACGAGGGCATCATCCTCGCGGACATGGGACGGTGGCAGGACGCGCTCGCCACCTTCAAGACGGCGCTCCTGTTGAATCCGGAGGCGAAGCTGCCCCTGCGCGTCTCGCCCAAGGTGGAGGCCGAGTTCGAGAAGCAGCGCGAGCGCGCGAGGCAGGAACTGGCGCGCATGCAGGGCCAGGAGCCGCGGAAGGCCGGCACGGCCACCGAGGGCAAGCCGGGGCAGAAGCCCGCGACCACTTCCACGGGGACTCCCGGGAAGAAGCCGGGCCAGAAGCCGGCGAGCACGCCTTCGGTGGTGGCCACTCCGGAGGGCACTGGGACGAAGCCCGAGGCCCCTCCCGCGGTGGCCTCCACGGATCGGCCCGAGCAGAAGACGTCGGAGGGGAGCGCGCTGCTGCCCTCCACGCCGCCTCCGGCGGCCTTCACGCCGACGGTGGAGACCCGTTCGCGTCCGTTGCCCGTGGTGCCGCTGGCCCTGGCGGGCACGAGTGTGGTGGCGGGCGGCCTGGCCACGTTCTTCGGCGTGTCGTCTCGCGGCCAGGTGCAGGCCGCTCGCGACGCGGAGTTCCAGGACGACTTCATCTCCCACCATCAGGCGGCACGGCGCAGCGCCACCACCGCCAACATCCTCATGGGCACCGCGGGGCTCGCCCTCGCGGGCGCCGTGGTGACCTGGTTCCTCATGCCGGCCGACGCGGCCGTCGCGTCTGGAGAGTCCCGATGA
- a CDS encoding putative metal-binding motif-containing protein has translation MKRLTWAAGLMLLLAGCTVPELGELEKEKPRACNAEHACAGGYECVGGLCLPAGIPHECVPNTTEACGKNVGECRPGQRRCSHDGTWGACEGETGPKSEVCNDLDDDCDGQADEDFSLGSLCDMSNGCKGAWSCDTGGGRTCVVTPGLWHPDEDRDGQGARGSPGIDSCQQPVGHAPNAMDCDDTNYSRYSGASEVCNAVDEDCDGQVDEDFGGPACTCAATQEYVGGACVSRFASVTVLEPAEGTPTAGGEQMTVRVRLEVKPEFASNPKFPAELVFSGARAGGGQGGTFSAASAAEGVYEVKWLPPATGEGDFKLTAAVPDGAPSATVTVNVDRTPPTVVLVVPNPTFPSDTTGRTQYADPNATTSWRRDQEVRVEVQVTDANVDASSLTLEVKGTDGVGRPVTLTASTPCSVSACAQGTVKLWESRFDAFRGQMALVANARDKVGNTKKVDGGIPVTRWKWAYDLYDYVETTPAIGARGTIYVAARNRLVAVTPEGKLKWEAQPGSYLSTPVVGQPRDDGFGGTSELIYVAAGTNGSSYPELFAYDGNLGQLRTGCPLSGSYGSGSISGSLTLLTTPFGTSEREAVVAFLQGSANSNRFVAIRPDAETSVERCPEFGNALPRPIEPGRLVSQGTNLFYVSESSTCCSNNEVASYTFGSNQSRLDWPVKIDANLGSPVLVGPQLVVPGLGNGNNMRGLFSIATSGSLSTLRYPLPSSYSLGSVSVGSANEAFLNVNGSSGTELHRFPLGGGGTATVKGGFSGSNFTTPVLGRDGTLYSNVGTLSAWSSADLSARWSVSLPSGIPTGYEMTLDCARDTSGTQISGRPGVLYMPAYSDRRLYAFVVDSPGLDASAQWPKFQHDVRNTGNPATPVTNCK, from the coding sequence ATGAAGCGCCTCACGTGGGCCGCTGGCCTGATGCTGCTGCTCGCCGGTTGTACCGTCCCGGAGTTGGGCGAGCTGGAGAAGGAGAAGCCTCGCGCCTGCAACGCGGAGCACGCTTGTGCCGGAGGCTACGAGTGCGTCGGAGGGCTGTGCCTCCCGGCGGGCATCCCCCACGAGTGCGTGCCCAACACGACGGAGGCCTGCGGGAAGAACGTCGGTGAGTGCCGGCCGGGGCAGCGCCGCTGCTCCCATGACGGCACCTGGGGCGCCTGTGAGGGCGAGACGGGGCCGAAGTCCGAGGTGTGCAACGACCTCGACGATGACTGCGATGGGCAGGCGGACGAGGACTTCTCCCTGGGTTCCCTCTGCGACATGTCCAATGGGTGCAAGGGCGCCTGGTCGTGTGACACGGGCGGAGGACGCACCTGTGTGGTGACGCCCGGCCTGTGGCACCCGGATGAGGACCGCGATGGCCAGGGCGCTCGGGGCTCCCCGGGCATCGACAGCTGCCAGCAGCCGGTGGGCCATGCGCCCAATGCCATGGACTGCGATGACACGAACTACTCCCGCTACAGCGGTGCGTCCGAGGTGTGCAACGCCGTGGACGAGGACTGCGACGGGCAGGTGGACGAGGACTTCGGTGGTCCGGCGTGCACCTGCGCGGCCACGCAGGAGTACGTTGGCGGGGCGTGCGTGTCCCGTTTCGCCTCGGTCACCGTGCTGGAGCCGGCGGAGGGCACTCCCACGGCGGGAGGCGAGCAGATGACGGTGCGGGTGCGGCTCGAGGTGAAGCCGGAGTTCGCCTCCAACCCGAAGTTCCCCGCCGAGCTCGTCTTCAGCGGTGCTCGGGCCGGGGGAGGGCAGGGCGGTACCTTCTCCGCTGCGAGCGCGGCCGAGGGTGTGTACGAGGTGAAGTGGCTGCCACCGGCGACCGGTGAGGGCGACTTCAAGCTGACGGCGGCCGTGCCGGATGGGGCCCCGAGCGCCACGGTGACCGTGAACGTGGATCGCACGCCTCCCACCGTCGTGTTGGTGGTCCCCAACCCGACCTTCCCTTCGGACACCACGGGCAGGACGCAGTACGCCGACCCCAACGCGACCACCTCGTGGCGGCGCGACCAGGAGGTCCGGGTCGAGGTGCAGGTGACGGATGCGAACGTCGACGCCTCGTCGCTCACCCTCGAGGTGAAGGGGACCGACGGTGTGGGCAGGCCCGTGACCCTGACGGCCTCCACGCCCTGCTCCGTGAGCGCCTGCGCCCAGGGCACCGTGAAGCTGTGGGAGTCGCGGTTCGACGCATTCCGCGGGCAGATGGCGCTCGTGGCCAACGCGCGAGACAAGGTGGGCAATACGAAGAAGGTGGACGGCGGCATTCCGGTGACGCGCTGGAAGTGGGCCTACGATCTCTACGACTATGTCGAGACGACCCCCGCCATCGGAGCCCGTGGCACCATCTATGTCGCCGCCCGGAACAGGCTCGTGGCCGTGACTCCCGAGGGAAAGCTGAAGTGGGAGGCCCAGCCGGGCAGCTACCTGAGCACGCCCGTGGTGGGGCAGCCCCGGGACGATGGCTTCGGGGGGACATCGGAGCTCATCTATGTCGCGGCGGGGACGAACGGCTCCTCGTACCCGGAGCTGTTCGCGTATGACGGCAACCTGGGCCAGCTCCGGACGGGCTGCCCGCTCTCCGGCTCCTACGGCTCGGGGAGCATCAGCGGGTCGCTCACCCTTCTCACCACTCCCTTCGGCACCAGTGAGAGGGAGGCCGTGGTGGCTTTCCTCCAGGGCTCGGCGAACTCGAACCGCTTCGTGGCCATCAGGCCGGACGCGGAAACGAGCGTGGAGCGGTGTCCCGAGTTCGGCAACGCGCTGCCGAGACCCATCGAACCGGGGCGCCTCGTCTCGCAGGGCACCAACCTCTTCTACGTGTCCGAGAGCAGCACGTGCTGCAGCAACAACGAGGTCGCCAGCTACACCTTCGGAAGCAATCAGTCCCGGCTCGACTGGCCGGTGAAGATCGATGCCAACCTGGGAAGCCCCGTGCTGGTCGGCCCCCAGCTCGTCGTGCCTGGGCTGGGCAACGGCAACAACATGCGTGGCCTCTTCTCCATCGCGACCAGCGGGAGTCTGTCGACGTTGAGGTACCCGCTCCCGTCCAGTTACTCCCTGGGCAGCGTCTCGGTTGGGAGCGCCAACGAGGCATTCCTGAACGTGAATGGCTCCTCGGGTACCGAGCTGCATCGGTTCCCGCTGGGCGGGGGGGGGACGGCGACCGTCAAGGGCGGGTTCTCGGGCTCGAACTTCACCACGCCCGTGCTCGGACGGGATGGGACCCTGTACTCGAACGTGGGCACCCTGTCGGCGTGGTCCTCGGCGGATCTCTCCGCGCGCTGGAGCGTGTCGCTGCCGTCGGGAATCCCCACGGGCTACGAGATGACGCTCGACTGCGCGCGGGATACCTCGGGGACGCAGATCTCCGGTCGCCCCGGCGTGCTCTACATGCCCGCGTACAGCGATCGGCGGCTGTATGCCTTCGTGGTGGACAGTCCGGGACTGGACGCTTCCGCGCAGTGGCCGAAGTTCCAGCACGACGTGCGCAACACGGGTAACCCCGCGACCCCCGTGACGAACTGCAAATAG